One window of Lytechinus variegatus isolate NC3 chromosome 2, Lvar_3.0, whole genome shotgun sequence genomic DNA carries:
- the LOC121408690 gene encoding proline-rich protein 11-like, translated as MKHRSNKVNFLSYSSHRKRRGNRRKVREPSKSLSTSTVTLPGLHEQTDASRMEFDVSQMLLDYSLGDHIQELDRSSSSSGSMIPFMDASSWLAVAGEISLTKLPTTLYHVCNWWKTKVNESLEFAKDVVFPSRVYRRELYATQEQIILLQEQLQRIREEMESKKLAENTSAASSCSHCCCPLHSPTATNPILGAVYQPSTSTLPPGSSTLPSVPLPLPLPPPPPPATLMPPPPPPPPPAVVPPKDWRKDLPKRKKSTSNENKEANKNPAISLDDIKGVKLKKVDRTIKRSKSSSGSGPLVTLSDLQAVQLKKSFKSSTQSPQITSPMNLRKRLSLEAVDFRMSLKRVGLPRSPGGTPFRMKPTESGVGLTPIMTRALKRKFRSVTTPPSPWSRHASPSSSDTSPFTPPGIRF; from the exons ATGAAGCACCGCAGCAATAAAGTGAATTTCTTGTCATATTCTTCACATCGTAAGAGAAGAGGCAATCGGAGGAAAGTAAGGGAACCGTCCAAAAGTCTGTCAACATCAACAGTGACCCTTCCAGGACTTCATGAACAGACTGATGCCTCAAGAATGGAATTTGATGTCTCTCAAAT GTTACTTGATTATAGTCTTGGTGATCACATCCAGGAATTAGATcgctcatcatcatcttcaggCAGTATGATTCCATTCATGGATGCAAGTTCTTGGCTTGCAGTGGCTGGAGAAATAAGTCTAACCAAGCTGCCAACTACTCTCTATCATGTCTGTAATTGGTGgaaaacaaaagtaaatgag AGCCTGGAGTTTGCCAAAGATGTAGTGTTTCCATCTCGTGTCTACCGTAGGGAGCTTTATGCCACTCAAGAACAGATCATTCTCCTTCAAGAACAACTTCAGAGAATCAGAGAAGAGATGGAATCAAAG AAATTAGCGGAAAACACATCTGCTGCTTCAAGTTGCTCCCATTGTTGCTGTCCATTGCACAGCCCTACAGCAACCAACCCTATCCTAGGGGCAGTCTACCAACCTTCTACTAGCACACTGCCACCAGGCTCTTCAACTCTACCAAGTGTACCGCTGCCACTACCACTGCCACCACCACCCCCACCAGCAACACTTAtgccccctcctccccctccccctccaccaGCAGTTGTTCCTCCTAAAGACTGGAGAAAGGACCTACCCAAGAGAAAGAAAAGCACCAGCAATGAAAATAAG GAAGCGAATAAAAATCCTGCTATTTCCTTGGATGACATCAAAGGAGTGAAACTAAAAAAAGTGGATAGGACAATTAAG AGGTCTAAATCCTCATCTGGCAGTGGGCCTCTTGTAACGTTATCTGATCTTCAAGCTGtgcaactcaaaaaatctttCAAGTCTTCAACTCAGTCCCCTCAAATCACATCTCCCATGAATCTGAGGAAAAG GTTATCATTAGAGGCAGTGGACTTCAGGATGTCTTTGAAGAGAGTTGGTTTGCCGAGAAGTCCAGGTGGCACTCCGTTCCGCATGAAACCGACTGAGAGTGGGGTAGGGCTTACTCCTATAATGACCAGGGCTCTCAAGAGGAAATTCAGG AGTGTGACTACTCCTCCATCACCTTGGAGCAGGCATGCCTCACCTAGCAGTAGTGATACATCACCATTCACACCACCAGGTATTAGATTCTGA